In Saprospiraceae bacterium, one DNA window encodes the following:
- a CDS encoding cation:proton antiporter produces the protein MNDFFEHLIHEFTLPLRNPVLIFSLILFIILLSPIVLKRLNVPGIIGLIISGVIIGPHGFNILEKTSAVELFSTIGLLYIMFIAGLELEMNDFKANKNKSLLFGFFTFIIPIVIGYPVCYYLLGYDFNASFLTASMFATHTLVAYPIVSRFGISKNQAVAVSVGGTILTDTAVLIILAVVLRNAQGNLNAEFWYKLGISLTIFAAIMFLIIPRVAKWFFSKLESEKHAHYIFVLSVVFFAAFLAEVAGVEKIIGAFVAGLALNKLIPHSSALMNRIEFIGNALFIPFFLISVGMVVDMSVILNGTTALIVAGTLTIVALIGKWVAAWFTQMVFKYTAAQRQLIFGLSSSHAAATLAIILVGYNNGILDENILNGTIILILITCVVASFATEKAARQIIVQGDGIDSNVQSSSRFSNEHILLPVANIENAEKYLDLALLIKDKKSPNPISILSVVNNDHEAERNLIRAKINLQHFVDQGSASETQVNVITTIDHNAMSGISRTAREVLSDIIIIGWPQKTAFFEKFMGEKLETILTNSDKSYFISYIAQPIISLKKIIIIAPALSEVEKGFSIWLSKFMTLSKEMSLPVILYGEIKTLDAVKTWVKRHSVNVNIAYKEFNDWEDILIIGRDITQEDLIVMVMARKGSVSYISTLDSIPSKIEKHFENNSKILVYPRQHDFSHVSENYEDITSGPISKGIETIGKGIESIFNIGKNDGQ, from the coding sequence ATGAATGACTTTTTTGAACATCTGATACATGAGTTCACTTTGCCTTTACGCAACCCTGTTCTTATATTTTCCCTGATATTGTTTATAATATTGCTCTCACCCATAGTACTGAAGCGATTGAATGTTCCGGGTATCATTGGTTTGATCATTTCCGGAGTGATCATAGGCCCGCATGGATTTAACATTTTAGAAAAAACATCGGCAGTTGAGTTGTTTTCCACCATCGGACTTCTTTATATTATGTTCATAGCAGGTCTTGAACTTGAGATGAATGATTTCAAAGCCAATAAAAACAAGAGTCTGTTATTTGGTTTTTTTACATTTATCATTCCCATAGTAATAGGATATCCTGTATGTTACTATTTATTGGGATATGATTTTAATGCCAGTTTTCTGACAGCAAGTATGTTTGCGACACATACCCTTGTAGCATATCCCATAGTAAGCAGATTTGGAATCTCAAAAAATCAGGCTGTGGCTGTCTCTGTAGGCGGTACCATACTTACTGATACTGCAGTCTTAATTATCCTTGCCGTAGTACTGCGCAATGCGCAAGGAAATCTTAATGCAGAATTTTGGTATAAACTAGGTATATCTCTTACGATTTTTGCAGCAATCATGTTTTTGATCATTCCCAGAGTGGCGAAGTGGTTTTTCAGCAAGCTAGAAAGTGAAAAACATGCTCACTATATTTTTGTGCTCTCGGTTGTATTTTTTGCTGCCTTTCTCGCAGAAGTTGCCGGAGTTGAAAAAATCATAGGGGCATTTGTGGCGGGTCTGGCTTTAAACAAATTGATCCCTCATTCTTCTGCACTGATGAATAGAATTGAGTTCATCGGCAATGCCCTGTTCATTCCGTTCTTTCTGATATCTGTAGGTATGGTGGTGGATATGAGTGTGATTTTAAATGGTACAACAGCACTCATTGTGGCAGGAACATTGACCATCGTAGCGCTCATAGGCAAATGGGTAGCAGCCTGGTTTACACAAATGGTTTTCAAATATACTGCCGCCCAAAGACAACTGATATTTGGACTTAGCAGTTCGCATGCAGCTGCAACTTTGGCCATCATTCTGGTAGGATATAATAATGGAATTCTGGATGAAAACATACTCAATGGGACGATAATACTCATACTGATCACCTGTGTGGTGGCTTCATTTGCTACAGAAAAAGCTGCAAGACAGATCATCGTCCAGGGAGACGGCATAGACAGCAATGTGCAGTCATCATCTCGTTTTTCAAATGAACACATCCTGTTACCTGTAGCCAATATAGAAAATGCTGAAAAATATCTTGATCTGGCTTTATTGATAAAAGATAAAAAATCACCCAATCCTATTTCAATACTTAGTGTGGTAAATAATGACCATGAAGCTGAAAGAAATCTGATCAGAGCAAAAATCAATCTTCAGCATTTTGTAGATCAGGGATCGGCATCTGAGACACAAGTCAATGTCATCACTACCATCGATCATAATGCGATGAGTGGGATATCACGCACCGCAAGAGAAGTATTGTCTGATATCATCATCATAGGGTGGCCTCAGAAGACTGCTTTCTTTGAAAAATTTATGGGTGAAAAACTTGAAACCATCTTAACCAATTCGGATAAATCGTATTTTATCAGCTACATTGCTCAGCCTATCATTTCATTAAAAAAAATCATCATCATTGCACCGGCGTTAAGTGAAGTAGAAAAAGGTTTTTCCATTTGGCTTTCCAAGTTTATGACTTTGTCCAAAGAGATGAGCTTGCCAGTGATACTGTATGGCGAAATAAAAACACTTGATGCTGTCAAAACATGGGTTAAAAGGCATAGTGTGAACGTAAATATTGCTTATAAAGAATTTAATGACTGGGAAGATATTCTTATCATAGGACGCGACATCACTCAGGAAGATCTCATCGTCATGGTGATGGCACGTAAAGGTTCAGTTTCATACATCAGCACCTTGGATTCCATACCCTCCAAAATTGAAAAACACTTTGAAAACAACAGCAAAATATTGGTGTATCCCAGGCAGCATGATTTCAGCCATGTATCTGAAAACTATGAAGATATAACCAGCGGACCTATATCCAAAGGTATCGAAACGATAGGCAAAGGGATAGAGAGTATTTTCAACATAGGTAAAAACGATGGCCAATGA
- the nhaC gene encoding Na+/H+ antiporter NhaC, whose translation MQSEEIKPELPEQETIIENKELSIYEALFPVLILVGMLAYNIFIFGDSALGGSNQFILIIGAAVAAIVGFRNRVTYKQMLEEVAHNVKSTTGAILILLMVGALSGTWLLSGIIPTMIYYGLQLLTPTIFLVASLMICSVVSIATGSSWSTSATVGIALIGIGSSMGIDPGMTAGAVISGAYFGDKLSPLSDTTNLAAAMAGATLFDHIKHMTVTTIPSYVITLMIFLVIGFNINVSGTADISDKLGAIDASFKVSPWLFLIPAFVIFMIMKKTEPLIALLAGALLGGVAAIIFQPDLVVKVAEGTQLTFNTAYKGVLTALTTKTSVATTHPELNDLFAAKGMEGMLGTIWLILCAMVFGGVMDAIGALARISQALLNMFHTVFGLFASTVLSCLAINVTASDQYLAIVIPGKMYKKAFEDKGLHPANLSRTLEDSGTVTSALIPWNTCGAYNAGVLGVPTMDYFVYAIFNWISPFMTLTVAALNYKIKKIGEKITF comes from the coding sequence ATGCAAAGCGAAGAAATCAAACCAGAGTTACCGGAACAAGAAACTATCATCGAAAATAAGGAATTAAGTATCTACGAAGCCTTATTTCCTGTCTTGATTTTAGTTGGAATGTTGGCGTACAATATTTTTATTTTTGGTGACAGTGCTTTAGGTGGATCAAATCAATTTATTTTAATTATTGGTGCCGCAGTTGCAGCTATAGTCGGATTCAGAAATCGGGTGACATATAAACAGATGCTGGAAGAAGTAGCACACAATGTAAAATCCACAACGGGTGCCATCCTGATCTTGCTGATGGTGGGTGCATTGTCAGGTACATGGCTGCTAAGTGGTATCATTCCGACTATGATATACTATGGCCTTCAGTTGTTGACACCAACTATATTTTTAGTAGCTTCATTGATGATATGCTCTGTGGTTTCGATAGCTACTGGCAGTTCCTGGTCTACTTCAGCTACTGTAGGTATAGCGCTCATTGGTATAGGAAGCTCCATGGGTATAGACCCCGGAATGACAGCGGGCGCTGTCATCAGTGGTGCATACTTCGGGGATAAGTTATCACCTCTTTCCGATACTACCAATCTGGCAGCCGCTATGGCTGGGGCAACACTTTTTGACCATATCAAACATATGACAGTTACTACTATCCCATCGTATGTGATTACATTAATGATTTTTTTAGTCATTGGATTCAACATTAATGTGTCAGGTACTGCAGATATTTCGGACAAATTGGGGGCGATAGATGCTTCATTTAAAGTTTCACCGTGGTTATTTTTGATTCCAGCTTTTGTCATATTTATGATTATGAAAAAGACGGAACCATTGATTGCGTTATTGGCCGGTGCACTCTTGGGTGGAGTTGCTGCTATCATATTTCAACCTGATTTGGTTGTAAAAGTGGCAGAAGGTACCCAATTGACATTTAATACTGCTTATAAAGGTGTACTCACCGCTCTGACTACCAAAACTTCTGTAGCTACTACACATCCGGAGCTCAATGATCTTTTTGCCGCAAAAGGTATGGAAGGAATGTTGGGAACCATCTGGCTGATTCTTTGTGCTATGGTATTTGGTGGCGTGATGGACGCCATTGGTGCTCTTGCAAGGATCAGTCAAGCTCTTCTCAATATGTTTCATACAGTTTTCGGTCTTTTTGCCAGCACGGTTTTGTCATGTTTAGCGATCAATGTAACCGCTTCAGATCAATATCTTGCCATAGTAATTCCGGGGAAAATGTATAAAAAGGCATTTGAAGATAAAGGATTACATCCTGCCAACCTGAGTAGAACACTTGAGGACTCAGGAACAGTAACTTCAGCTTTGATCCCCTGGAATACCTGCGGGGCGTACAATGCCGGTGTCTTAGGAGTACCTACGATGGATTATTTTGTGTATGCCATATTTAACTGGATAAGCCCATTTATGACCCTGACAGTTGCCGCACTAAATTATAAAATAAAAAAGATAGGAGAAAAAATAACCTTTTAA
- a CDS encoding glycosyltransferase family 2 protein — MIDFQLSSPIEFYPYKKPENAIFSILIPSWKNDAHLKLVIDSICKNSTYTHQICVHLNEGNTLSKEYLDQLNISHSLSHENVGVCFGFNAAAGFAECDYIVLIDDDMYVTPEWDKWLYDEVKKQTNPYWCISGSMMERTGRENQAVILCKNYGANPAEFDEKGLLEEYRTYQHQDWSGSLWYPLVLDKRIWTLIGGLSTEFSPGMYSDPDFMMKLWQAGVRHFKGIEKSRVYHFMSKSTSRIVKNDGRKQFLSKWKISNSVFSKYFLRLGEKYKGDISQPDLSGVRLKLKIDNLKRKFNF, encoded by the coding sequence ATGATTGACTTTCAGTTATCATCGCCCATTGAATTTTATCCATACAAAAAGCCTGAAAATGCCATATTCAGCATCCTGATACCATCATGGAAAAATGACGCACACCTGAAATTAGTGATCGATAGTATTTGTAAAAACAGTACTTATACTCATCAGATATGTGTCCACCTAAATGAAGGAAATACATTGAGCAAGGAATATCTGGATCAACTCAACATATCGCACTCTCTGAGTCATGAAAATGTAGGAGTTTGTTTTGGTTTTAACGCTGCTGCCGGTTTTGCTGAGTGTGATTATATTGTCCTGATAGATGATGACATGTACGTGACCCCGGAATGGGACAAATGGCTCTATGATGAAGTAAAAAAACAGACAAATCCTTATTGGTGCATCAGTGGATCGATGATGGAAAGGACAGGACGGGAAAACCAAGCTGTTATCCTATGCAAAAACTATGGAGCCAACCCGGCAGAATTTGATGAAAAGGGCCTTTTGGAAGAATATCGGACTTATCAGCATCAGGATTGGTCAGGATCATTATGGTATCCGCTTGTGCTGGACAAAAGGATTTGGACACTGATAGGCGGATTGAGTACAGAGTTTTCTCCCGGTATGTATAGCGACCCTGATTTTATGATGAAACTCTGGCAGGCTGGTGTTAGGCATTTCAAAGGTATTGAAAAAAGCAGGGTATACCATTTTATGTCCAAGTCTACTTCAAGAATTGTAAAAAATGACGGGAGAAAACAGTTTTTATCAAAATGGAAAATTTCCAATTCGGTTTTTTCTAAATATTTTCTCAGGCTTGGAGAAAAGTACAAAGGTGATATTTCACAACCTGACTTGTCGGGCGTTAGGTTGAAATTAAAAATTGATAATCTTAAACGGAAATTCAATTTTTAA
- a CDS encoding methylated-DNA--[protein]-cysteine S-methyltransferase, which translates to MVASPIGTFAIIASEVGIRFIKPVDKFIPNTKPNHHTNTAASQLEMYFTGKSRQFDIKYDLSGHSAFSIRVWQELMKIPFGQTISYAQLASRLGDPLCIRAAASANGRNPIPIIIPCHRVIGSDGSLTGFALGLDVKKNLLSLENPAKYAVIQTTLF; encoded by the coding sequence ATGGTCGCGTCACCTATCGGGACATTTGCCATCATAGCATCTGAAGTCGGAATCAGATTCATCAAACCTGTAGATAAATTCATACCTAATACCAAACCTAATCATCACACTAATACTGCAGCCTCCCAGCTGGAAATGTATTTTACTGGCAAATCACGACAATTTGATATCAAATATGACTTATCAGGTCATTCGGCATTTTCTATCAGGGTATGGCAGGAGTTAATGAAAATTCCCTTTGGTCAGACGATTTCTTACGCGCAACTGGCTTCAAGACTAGGGGATCCGCTATGTATCCGGGCAGCTGCTTCAGCCAACGGTCGCAATCCGATCCCGATTATCATACCTTGCCACAGGGTCATAGGTAGTGATGGCAGTCTTACTGGTTTTGCCCTGGGCCTGGATGTAAAAAAGAATCTTCTGAGCTTAGAAAATCCTGCAAAATATGCTGTGATCCAAACTACTCTATTCTGA
- a CDS encoding efflux RND transporter periplasmic adaptor subunit — translation MRPIYASIILMLFMLSCKNEDKKSKEKKPGDSKEQKAMVVSGIIARDQMTTGSFSTTGTILANEEVEVKSEISGKVTGIYFKEGNPVSKGQLLVKLDDDDIQAQLNKLKIEIKLAQDKENRAKQLLAASAASKEEYESAEGNVNLLKANEQILKTNLAKTRITAPFSGIIGLKNISPGAIISPSNIVATIQNTQPLKLEFSIPEKYNHLLNTGKIVDFTTGGSTIIHKASVYAKEPKIDEVTRTTKVRATFANPGGKLFPGAFAEITISVGEKSMVRMIPSIAYIPDINGAKVFVKKNGVATSVNIKAGLRTEKEIQILEGIEDGDTVITSGILQLKPNTPVEVNIINQAQ, via the coding sequence ATGCGACCCATCTATGCAAGTATAATCCTGATGCTTTTTATGCTCTCCTGTAAAAATGAAGATAAAAAATCAAAGGAAAAAAAACCAGGGGATTCGAAGGAACAAAAGGCAATGGTCGTCAGCGGTATTATCGCACGGGATCAAATGACAACCGGTTCTTTTTCTACTACCGGTACGATATTGGCCAATGAAGAAGTAGAAGTGAAAAGTGAAATTTCCGGTAAAGTCACCGGTATATATTTCAAAGAAGGAAATCCTGTGAGCAAAGGTCAATTATTGGTAAAATTGGATGATGATGATATTCAGGCTCAATTGAATAAACTGAAAATCGAAATTAAGCTGGCTCAGGACAAAGAAAACAGAGCTAAACAATTATTAGCAGCTTCTGCAGCCAGTAAAGAAGAGTATGAATCTGCCGAAGGAAACGTAAATCTACTTAAGGCAAATGAACAAATTCTTAAAACAAATCTTGCTAAAACCAGAATCACAGCTCCTTTTTCAGGTATCATTGGATTAAAAAACATCAGTCCCGGTGCCATTATCTCTCCTTCCAATATTGTTGCTACAATCCAAAATACACAACCTCTCAAGTTGGAATTTTCTATCCCGGAAAAATACAACCATCTACTGAATACAGGGAAAATTGTAGATTTTACCACAGGAGGAAGTACCATAATACACAAGGCATCGGTGTATGCAAAAGAACCTAAAATCGATGAAGTAACCAGGACCACAAAAGTGCGTGCAACATTTGCAAATCCGGGAGGAAAATTGTTTCCGGGAGCTTTTGCAGAAATAACCATCTCTGTTGGCGAGAAGAGTATGGTACGAATGATCCCGTCAATCGCTTATATTCCTGATATCAATGGAGCAAAGGTATTTGTCAAGAAGAATGGTGTAGCCACGAGCGTAAATATTAAAGCCGGATTAAGAACAGAAAAAGAAATTCAGATATTAGAAGGAATTGAAGACGGTGATACGGTCATCACTTCCGGAATTCTACAGCTTAAGCCTAACACACCTGTAGAAGTAAACATCATTAATCAGGCACAATAA
- a CDS encoding DegT/DnrJ/EryC1/StrS family aminotransferase, producing MGLNKGMDEAKLMEPNEGIVLFHPHIPSGAIERVTKVLSGRWIGQGPLVDEFETKFNNRYGKNTKALAVGSGTDALHLAYLLADIKEGDEVIVPIFTCTATNIPFLYMGAKIVFADVDPHTMNIDVNHVKRLVSEKTKAIVVVHYGGLPCEMDELKALSAQHNITIIEDAAHALGATYKGENVGSISPYTMYSFQAIKHITTGDGGLLLLPEEQYEKAKRLRWFGIDRSAKQMGIWENDITEVGYKYQMTDIGAAMGLAALEEFDQTLAYRRKLFSIYERQLSGCNNLHFVGGGYHDREHAAWMCTILVENRKQLWQKLRDQKIESAQVHYRNDRYSIFGGKVEGRYPNMDEVEDKYLVLPLHTRMSEDDVMRICEVINSGW from the coding sequence ATGGGTCTTAATAAAGGCATGGATGAGGCAAAACTCATGGAGCCTAATGAGGGGATTGTCCTTTTTCATCCTCATATTCCATCAGGAGCTATCGAAAGAGTAACCAAAGTACTTTCCGGCAGATGGATTGGACAGGGACCATTGGTAGATGAATTTGAAACAAAATTCAACAATAGATACGGAAAAAATACAAAAGCGCTGGCAGTCGGTTCCGGAACGGATGCCCTGCATCTTGCCTATTTGCTTGCGGATATCAAAGAAGGTGATGAGGTGATCGTTCCGATATTTACATGTACTGCGACCAATATTCCATTTTTATATATGGGAGCAAAAATTGTGTTTGCGGATGTCGATCCGCACACCATGAATATTGATGTCAATCATGTCAAAAGACTTGTCTCTGAGAAGACTAAAGCAATAGTAGTAGTGCATTATGGTGGTCTGCCTTGCGAAATGGATGAATTGAAAGCATTGTCTGCGCAACATAATATTACGATCATTGAGGATGCAGCGCATGCACTTGGAGCCACTTACAAAGGAGAAAATGTGGGTAGCATTTCACCCTATACGATGTATTCATTTCAAGCTATCAAACATATCACCACAGGCGATGGTGGCTTACTGCTCTTACCTGAAGAACAGTATGAAAAAGCAAAAAGACTCAGGTGGTTCGGTATCGACAGATCAGCCAAACAAATGGGTATCTGGGAAAACGACATCACAGAAGTGGGCTATAAATACCAAATGACAGATATCGGAGCGGCAATGGGTCTGGCAGCCCTGGAAGAATTTGATCAGACACTGGCTTATAGAAGAAAGCTCTTCAGCATCTACGAAAGACAATTGTCAGGTTGCAATAATTTGCATTTTGTGGGTGGTGGATATCACGACAGAGAACATGCTGCGTGGATGTGTACGATTCTTGTTGAAAACAGAAAACAGCTGTGGCAAAAACTCAGAGATCAAAAAATTGAATCTGCACAGGTACACTATCGCAATGACCGATACAGCATTTTTGGTGGTAAAGTCGAAGGACGCTATCCCAATATGGATGAGGTAGAAGATAAATACCTCGTCTTGCCATTACACACCAGGATGAGTGAAGATGATGTAATGCGCATTTGTGAAGTTATCAATTCCGGCTGGTAA
- a CDS encoding efflux RND transporter permease subunit: MSLSEVSIKRPVLATVMSVILVLFGIIGFTYLGVRDYPSVDPPVISVSTSYTGANSEVIISQITEPLEESINGIDGVKTITSTSSDGRSNISVEFDLDVDLETAANDVRDRVSRAQRNLPPDANPPIVSKADANSNPIISLTVQSKQRSMLEISEIGNNLFKERFQTIPGVSGVTIWGEKRYSMKLIMDPHKMTALSVSPVDIRNALTAANVELPSGRLEGDNTELTIRTVGRIESEEQFNDLIIRETNGTIIRFKDVGVAELRPENERSILRGNGGIPMIGVAVTPLPGANYISIADEFYKRLEDIKKEIPADLEIGLALDTTKGIKKAILEVQETILIAFGLVVLVIFLFLRNWRSTLIPVIAIPISLVSTFFIMYLADFSINILTLLGIVLATGLVVDDAIVVLENIYQKIEQGMSPREASFKGSEEIFFAIVSTTVTLVAVFLPIMFLEGLTGRLFREFGVVVAGSVLISAFVSLTLTPMMSSRLLRKGDHERGLYKLTEGFFTGMTNAYDKLLKVFFRFRWLSVIIMVLSSWMIYKLGAGLPTELAPMEDKGRLSINATAPEGTSFEFMNEFISKIIKDVDTLPEKESILSVTAPGFGASQASNSGFVRISLKDAEFRNRTQMEIADELSKKVRNYTEARVFVNQEQTIGDRRGGLPVQFVIMAPNFDMLKKAIPPFLEQARQNEAFQAVDINLKFNKPELKIDIDRNRAQSLGVSVMDIAQTLQLYFAEQRLGFFIRDGKQYQVIGIANKENRNDPSDLKSIYVRTKNGQMVQLDNFITMTEQSNPPQLYRFNRYVSATISAGTAPGVSLGQGIEEMRKIAGEVLDDNYSTDLSGPSKEFAESSSTLLFAFLLALVLVYLILAAQFESYIDPLIIMFTVPLALAGAVLALWYTESTLNIFSQIGIIVLVGIVTKNGILIVEFANQRREDGLSLHEAVREAAVSRLRPILMTSLATMLGALPIALALGAASISRVSMGIAIIGGLMFSLILTLFVIPALYTYLSRTKNYHSDEAAH; this comes from the coding sequence ATGAGTTTATCAGAAGTTAGTATAAAGAGGCCTGTTTTAGCCACTGTGATGTCAGTAATCCTTGTATTATTTGGCATCATAGGGTTCACATATCTTGGAGTGAGAGACTATCCGAGTGTCGACCCTCCAGTCATCTCCGTAAGCACATCCTATACGGGTGCCAACTCCGAGGTAATCATATCACAAATCACAGAGCCACTCGAAGAGTCAATCAATGGTATAGACGGAGTAAAAACCATCACATCAACCAGTAGCGACGGCAGAAGCAATATTTCGGTAGAATTTGATCTTGATGTGGATCTGGAGACAGCAGCCAATGATGTCAGAGACCGTGTATCCCGGGCACAAAGAAACCTGCCTCCTGATGCCAACCCACCTATAGTCAGTAAAGCCGATGCCAACTCCAATCCCATCATATCTCTGACTGTCCAGAGTAAACAAAGATCCATGCTGGAAATTTCCGAAATTGGAAATAACCTTTTTAAGGAACGGTTTCAGACTATACCCGGTGTGAGCGGTGTCACTATTTGGGGAGAAAAGCGTTACTCCATGAAGCTCATCATGGATCCTCACAAAATGACGGCTCTGAGCGTCTCTCCGGTAGATATCAGAAATGCCCTGACTGCTGCCAATGTGGAATTGCCTTCAGGTAGACTCGAAGGTGACAATACTGAGCTGACCATCAGAACTGTAGGACGAATAGAATCCGAAGAACAGTTTAATGACCTCATCATCCGAGAGACCAATGGCACAATCATACGTTTTAAGGATGTGGGAGTGGCAGAATTAAGACCTGAAAACGAAAGGTCAATTCTGCGAGGAAATGGTGGTATTCCGATGATCGGTGTAGCTGTCACCCCGCTACCCGGAGCCAACTATATATCTATCGCTGATGAGTTTTACAAAAGACTTGAAGACATCAAAAAAGAAATACCTGCTGATCTTGAGATAGGCTTAGCCTTAGATACTACAAAAGGTATAAAAAAAGCGATTCTTGAAGTACAGGAGACGATATTGATTGCTTTTGGTCTGGTAGTATTAGTCATATTTTTATTTTTAAGAAACTGGAGATCTACATTAATTCCCGTTATTGCTATTCCTATATCATTGGTCAGTACATTTTTCATTATGTATCTGGCTGACTTTTCTATCAATATTTTGACACTGCTGGGCATCGTTTTGGCAACAGGGCTTGTGGTCGATGATGCCATAGTTGTGCTTGAAAACATATATCAGAAGATTGAGCAGGGTATGTCCCCCAGAGAAGCATCATTTAAAGGCTCTGAAGAGATATTTTTTGCTATAGTTTCTACTACTGTGACTTTGGTGGCAGTATTTCTGCCCATCATGTTCCTTGAGGGTTTGACAGGAAGGTTATTCAGGGAGTTTGGTGTTGTAGTAGCAGGTTCGGTATTGATTTCTGCATTTGTATCATTGACACTTACACCTATGATGAGCTCAAGATTGCTAAGAAAAGGTGATCACGAGCGAGGGCTGTACAAACTTACAGAAGGTTTTTTTACTGGTATGACAAATGCCTATGATAAGTTATTGAAAGTATTTTTCAGATTCAGATGGCTATCGGTTATTATTATGGTTCTTTCATCCTGGATGATATATAAACTTGGAGCTGGTTTGCCTACAGAATTAGCTCCTATGGAAGACAAAGGCCGACTAAGTATCAATGCTACAGCTCCGGAAGGTACATCTTTTGAGTTTATGAACGAGTTTATTTCAAAAATCATAAAAGATGTAGATACACTTCCGGAAAAAGAGTCCATACTATCTGTCACTGCTCCCGGGTTTGGTGCATCGCAAGCGTCCAATTCAGGTTTTGTAAGAATATCACTGAAGGATGCTGAATTCAGGAATAGAACACAAATGGAGATTGCTGATGAACTATCCAAAAAGGTGAGAAACTATACGGAAGCAAGGGTTTTTGTCAATCAGGAACAAACCATCGGTGACCGCCGAGGTGGCCTGCCTGTTCAGTTTGTCATCATGGCTCCGAATTTTGATATGCTCAAAAAGGCAATTCCACCATTTTTGGAGCAAGCAAGGCAAAATGAAGCATTTCAGGCCGTGGATATCAATTTAAAATTTAACAAACCTGAACTCAAAATAGACATAGACCGTAACAGGGCTCAATCGCTTGGCGTATCAGTAATGGATATAGCTCAAACACTCCAATTGTATTTTGCAGAACAAAGACTTGGGTTTTTCATCAGAGATGGCAAACAATATCAGGTGATCGGTATAGCCAACAAAGAAAACAGAAATGATCCATCGGATTTAAAATCAATCTATGTGCGCACTAAAAATGGCCAAATGGTTCAGCTGGACAATTTTATCACGATGACAGAGCAGAGTAACCCACCACAGCTATATCGTTTCAATAGATATGTTTCTGCTACCATTTCAGCCGGCACTGCCCCGGGAGTCTCATTAGGTCAGGGTATCGAAGAAATGAGAAAAATAGCCGGAGAAGTATTGGATGACAACTATTCGACGGACCTTTCAGGCCCGTCCAAAGAGTTTGCAGAGAGTTCATCTACCCTATTATTTGCATTTCTTTTGGCTCTTGTTCTTGTATATTTGATTTTGGCTGCTCAGTTTGAAAGTTACATTGATCCGCTTATCATCATGTTTACCGTTCCTCTGGCGTTGGCCGGAGCAGTGTTGGCTTTGTGGTATACCGAATCCACATTGAATATCTTCAGTCAGATAGGTATCATCGTCCTTGTAGGTATTGTGACTAAAAATGGTATCCTCATAGTAGAATTTGCCAATCAACGAAGAGAAGATGGCCTGAGTCTGCATGAAGCAGTCAGAGAAGCCGCTGTATCAAGATTGCGACCCATACTTATGACCAGTCTCGCTACCATGCTGGGAGCATTGCCCATAGCTCTTGCTCTTGGCGCAGCATCTATTTCAAGGGTATCTATGGGTATAGCCATCATAGGAGGCCTGATGTTTTCACTTATATTAACACTTTTTGTAATTCCGGCATTATACACTTATCTGTCAAGGACCAAAAATTATCATTCAGATGAAGCAGCACATTAA